The proteins below are encoded in one region of Myxococcales bacterium:
- the xth gene encoding exodeoxyribonuclease III, translating to MKVASWNLNSVRARKERLLNWLENQGPDLLCLQELKGIEKVFPSSEVAELGYHAALYGQPTYNGVAILSREQGTIKKRGMDDGTDDPQARLIHVGFANFDAISVYVPNGSEVGSDKHAYKLQWLERFANYLQKHCDPSKPLLVCGDFNIAPSSLDVAHPEKWEQSVLCDPKARMLLEKIQNWGLKDTFRKHHPEGGFYSWWDYRELAFPKGNGVRIDFVFATSILMDVCTASSIDRNERKGKSPSDHAPVIAEFDY from the coding sequence ATGAAAGTAGCTTCGTGGAACCTGAACTCAGTGCGGGCCAGAAAAGAGCGTCTGCTCAACTGGCTTGAAAACCAAGGCCCAGATCTTCTATGCCTGCAAGAACTCAAGGGCATCGAGAAGGTCTTTCCCAGTTCAGAAGTCGCCGAGCTGGGCTACCACGCTGCCCTCTACGGGCAGCCTACCTACAATGGCGTCGCCATCCTAAGCCGTGAGCAAGGAACCATCAAAAAGCGAGGGATGGATGACGGCACAGACGATCCGCAGGCTCGCCTTATCCACGTAGGCTTTGCAAACTTCGATGCCATCAGTGTCTACGTTCCGAATGGCAGCGAAGTCGGATCGGATAAACACGCGTACAAGCTACAGTGGTTGGAACGTTTCGCGAACTATCTTCAAAAGCATTGCGACCCCAGCAAGCCTTTGCTTGTGTGCGGTGATTTTAACATCGCGCCGTCGTCACTCGATGTCGCTCACCCGGAAAAATGGGAGCAGAGTGTTTTGTGCGACCCAAAAGCGCGCATGCTTTTAGAAAAAATTCAGAACTGGGGACTAAAAGATACTTTTCGCAAACATCATCCGGAAGGCGGATTTTATTCCTGGTGGGACTATCGAGAACTTGCTTTCCCCAAAGGCAATGGGGTCCGCATCGATTTTGTCTTTGCAACCTCCATTCTGATGGACGTGTGCACCGCAAGCAGCATTGACCGCAATGAACGCAAAGGGAAATCGCCATCTGATCATGCGCCTGTCATTGCTGAGTTTGACTATTGA
- a CDS encoding SDR family oxidoreductase, whose translation MKRALVTGASSGIGKSFSEQLATQGYELTLVARNQHRLNELKNTLPGKGHRILVADLSNAAGIEKVCQELTGQSYDLLVNNAGLGVYGAFSDTAWDELEFMYRVNCDALLKLSHAFLKQSKRGDALINLASVLGFLPFPFGGALYGASKSFVVSLSQALWEEQRKRGVYVMALCPGSTATEFFDRAGGDPNKLPPKSITQSPGQVVKEALSALGKQKKPVVVTGAKNKLIVTLARFLSFRMQATLMRNAAPETSVRLRKSGATEAPSFALMPRRHDAGLSLDNSRNGNAGSRAKNKPNGSGLS comes from the coding sequence ATGAAAAGAGCATTAGTTACAGGTGCTTCGAGCGGTATTGGTAAGAGCTTCTCCGAACAGCTTGCTACGCAAGGCTACGAACTAACTTTGGTGGCCCGAAACCAACACAGACTTAACGAGTTAAAAAACACTCTACCAGGGAAAGGTCATCGAATACTGGTAGCCGACCTTTCTAACGCAGCTGGTATAGAAAAAGTATGCCAAGAACTTACAGGTCAGTCTTATGATCTTCTCGTAAACAATGCAGGGCTTGGCGTGTACGGCGCCTTTAGTGACACGGCATGGGACGAACTTGAGTTCATGTATCGAGTTAACTGTGATGCCTTGCTAAAACTTTCACATGCTTTTTTAAAGCAGAGCAAGCGGGGAGATGCGCTCATTAACTTGGCATCTGTGCTTGGATTTTTACCCTTTCCTTTTGGGGGAGCTCTTTACGGCGCAAGCAAATCCTTTGTCGTATCACTTAGCCAAGCGCTCTGGGAGGAGCAACGCAAACGAGGGGTTTATGTTATGGCGCTGTGCCCTGGCTCGACCGCCACCGAGTTTTTTGATCGTGCAGGCGGCGACCCAAACAAACTTCCACCCAAAAGCATTACGCAAAGTCCCGGACAAGTCGTAAAAGAGGCGCTGAGTGCCCTTGGCAAACAAAAAAAGCCCGTAGTCGTCACTGGCGCCAAAAACAAGCTCATCGTGACCTTGGCTCGTTTTTTGAGCTTTCGTATGCAAGCAACCCTAATGCGTAATGCAGCCCCTGAAACTAGTGTTCGCTTAAGAAAGTCTGGAGCCACCGAGGCGCCGAGCTTTGCTCTAATGCCAAGGCGCCATGACGCAGGACTATCCCTTGATAATTCAAGGAATGGCAACGCAGGTAGCAGGGCAAAGAACAAGCCGAATGGCTCAGGACTTTCTTAA
- a CDS encoding PAS domain-containing protein gives MKRWNKFGLFNDSHRETDGEKQYGDPMSQDVHYLKKELYEQLERSPELFDFIQAGSLDGIWYSNVEDPNEEWMSDEFKALLGYEEDEIPNATSWRTQNIHPEDFNAELKAYRLHCANSSFPYDLVLRYRHKTGSTVWVRSRGMAIRDEAGKAIRFLGVHTNLTALKNAEEHVVSVLEDLTLARDGAKERYAKLITVIDKAPVGVLLTTEDLRIELMSARAAQIYQIEDAPSAAGQSVFEVSPFIKAQRSFYEKALEGEDVQLLNVKQQINFEDNYVNFHFSPVRSQDKTVGVLVVMENVTEGKRHQSLLARSERMVSVGTMAAGVCHEINNSLAVVVANLDYLAKEVRDLSGKISVARSQELNEALVEAQDSSERIQCIVRDLRTFSKADGSKPVVVDVHHSIETAINMSLGEIRRTAKLVKDFGTPPEVMADETHLVQILVNLLVNAAQSIKSGADNAIRIVTKKSSSGSAIIEIHDTGVGISNDVRKRIFDPFFTTKSDTQGTGLGLSVSRGLVENMGGTLHCKSQPGKGSTFFVELPAANKKLVSAQPTQRPAPQQQADRGRVLVIDDDKTVASAMSRVLRAEHDVDVVNAANDALMKIRSGEQYDVVLCDLVMPKMTGMEFFDILTHESEECAKKVVFITGGASSREAHAFLDRVSNQRFYKPFNPRQLRDSVRAMVPHT, from the coding sequence TTGAAGAGGTGGAATAAGTTCGGTTTATTTAACGATAGCCACCGAGAAACAGACGGCGAAAAGCAATACGGAGATCCCATGTCTCAGGACGTGCACTACCTAAAAAAAGAGCTTTACGAACAGCTAGAACGTAGCCCTGAACTATTTGATTTTATTCAAGCGGGTTCCTTGGACGGTATTTGGTATTCGAACGTGGAAGATCCAAACGAGGAGTGGATGAGCGACGAGTTTAAGGCTTTGCTTGGCTACGAAGAGGATGAAATACCCAACGCGACATCATGGCGAACGCAGAACATTCATCCAGAAGACTTTAACGCTGAACTAAAGGCGTATCGATTGCATTGTGCCAATTCATCCTTTCCCTATGACCTTGTGCTTCGCTATAGGCATAAAACCGGTTCCACCGTGTGGGTGCGTAGCCGTGGGATGGCTATTCGTGATGAAGCAGGCAAAGCGATTCGTTTTTTGGGAGTCCATACCAATCTTACTGCGCTAAAAAATGCGGAAGAGCACGTGGTTTCTGTTCTGGAAGACTTAACGCTTGCCAGAGATGGCGCAAAAGAGCGCTATGCAAAACTGATCACGGTGATCGACAAGGCTCCTGTTGGAGTTCTTTTGACCACGGAGGATTTGCGTATTGAGCTCATGAGCGCGAGGGCTGCGCAAATTTACCAAATTGAGGATGCGCCGTCGGCTGCTGGCCAGAGTGTGTTCGAAGTATCCCCCTTCATAAAAGCCCAAAGAAGTTTTTATGAAAAAGCCCTTGAGGGTGAAGATGTTCAGCTGCTGAATGTAAAACAACAAATCAATTTCGAAGACAACTACGTTAACTTTCACTTTAGCCCTGTGCGAAGCCAGGACAAAACTGTGGGTGTACTGGTTGTGATGGAGAACGTTACCGAAGGTAAGCGGCATCAATCGCTTTTGGCACGCTCGGAACGGATGGTTTCCGTCGGTACGATGGCAGCGGGAGTATGTCATGAAATCAACAACTCGCTGGCGGTTGTTGTTGCCAATCTTGATTATTTAGCAAAGGAAGTTCGTGACCTTTCTGGAAAAATTTCGGTTGCACGTTCTCAGGAACTGAATGAAGCACTTGTAGAGGCGCAGGACTCTTCAGAGCGGATTCAATGTATCGTGCGAGACCTACGCACCTTTTCCAAAGCAGATGGATCAAAACCGGTTGTGGTTGATGTACACCACTCGATTGAAACTGCAATCAATATGAGCCTTGGAGAAATTCGCCGTACAGCAAAATTGGTGAAAGATTTTGGAACGCCACCGGAGGTCATGGCGGACGAGACCCATCTCGTGCAGATTTTAGTGAACCTTCTCGTCAATGCCGCACAATCAATTAAGAGTGGTGCGGACAACGCGATACGCATCGTGACAAAGAAAAGCAGCAGTGGCTCTGCGATCATCGAAATTCACGACACCGGTGTTGGTATTTCCAATGATGTTCGAAAACGTATTTTTGACCCGTTCTTTACCACCAAAAGCGATACCCAGGGGACGGGCTTGGGCTTGTCTGTTTCCCGTGGCTTGGTCGAAAACATGGGAGGAACCCTTCACTGCAAGAGTCAGCCGGGCAAGGGCAGCACTTTCTTTGTTGAATTACCCGCAGCGAATAAAAAGCTGGTTAGTGCACAGCCTACGCAACGTCCTGCTCCACAACAACAAGCTGACAGGGGCAGGGTCTTGGTCATTGATGATGATAAGACCGTGGCGTCTGCGATGTCACGTGTGCTTCGTGCGGAACATGATGTCGATGTTGTGAACGCGGCAAACGATGCCCTCATGAAGATACGATCCGGTGAGCAATACGATGTCGTGCTGTGTGACCTTGTCATGCCAAAAATGACCGGTATGGAATTTTTTGATATTCTTACCCATGAGTCCGAGGAATGTGCCAAAAAAGTCGTTTTCATTACCGGTGGCGCTTCTTCTCGTGAAGCACATGCTTTTCTCGATCGAGTAAGCAATCAGCGTTTCTACAAACCTTTTAATCCAAGGCAGCTTCGAGATTCGGTAAGAGCAATGGTTCCGCACACCTAA
- a CDS encoding endonuclease/exonuclease/phosphatase family protein, with translation MATSGPNLQLFDSGAAVAVAPGADLLATQEAGESYELKLLSYNIFLRPEVVDWILGSRDRADCRAAPLADVIKQGDFDIVALQETQHQPAWDKLDHRLGSSLPFRLTGQPSAFAWADTRPVNGGNSLLSRYPIERFYTESYRNCTASDCLARKGFVHVLIKVAPDFKVNVVGTHLNSGSSMLAWRARRKQLIQLGSYLNHEALIKAWPTVLLGDLNVDAGQGADVERHKEAMAQLVIDGLGPPRDPFGVAYEDDAALELANSRNCTGSRVIPCKSPNDQRFSDERRRLDYVLVWDSGDYEVEVMQKDIFSYKDTECGTRYLSDHQAPFTQLRFQKR, from the coding sequence ATGGCTACGTCCGGGCCTAATTTGCAACTCTTTGATTCGGGTGCTGCTGTCGCAGTGGCTCCCGGTGCTGACCTTTTGGCTACTCAAGAAGCTGGCGAGAGCTACGAGCTCAAGTTGCTCAGTTACAATATCTTCCTGCGGCCTGAAGTTGTCGATTGGATCCTCGGTTCGCGGGACCGGGCCGATTGTCGAGCGGCACCGCTCGCGGATGTTATCAAGCAAGGCGATTTCGATATTGTGGCGCTTCAGGAAACACAGCATCAGCCTGCTTGGGATAAGTTGGATCACCGTTTGGGATCCAGCTTACCGTTTCGCTTAACTGGGCAGCCTTCAGCTTTTGCCTGGGCGGATACACGTCCGGTTAATGGCGGAAATTCTCTGCTGAGTCGCTATCCAATTGAGCGCTTTTATACAGAATCGTATCGCAACTGCACCGCATCGGATTGCTTGGCGCGTAAGGGTTTTGTGCACGTCCTTATCAAAGTCGCACCCGACTTTAAGGTGAATGTGGTTGGCACGCACCTTAATAGCGGAAGTTCCATGCTTGCATGGCGCGCGCGTCGCAAGCAGCTCATTCAACTCGGTAGCTACTTGAACCACGAAGCACTTATCAAGGCATGGCCCACGGTGTTGCTTGGAGACCTTAACGTTGATGCGGGTCAGGGAGCAGATGTCGAACGGCACAAAGAAGCGATGGCTCAGCTGGTGATTGATGGTCTTGGTCCACCCCGTGACCCCTTTGGTGTGGCGTATGAAGATGACGCTGCACTCGAGCTTGCCAACAGTCGAAACTGCACGGGAAGTCGTGTTATTCCGTGTAAGAGCCCGAACGACCAACGCTTTTCGGATGAAAGGCGGCGTTTAGACTACGTACTCGTTTGGGATTCCGGCGATTACGAAGTTGAGGTCATGCAAAAGGATATCTTTAGCTACAAAGATACGGAGTGTGGAACACGCTATTTGAGTGACCACCAAGCGCCCTTTACGCAGCTTCGTTTCCAGAAGCGATAA
- a CDS encoding 3-hydroxybutyryl-CoA dehydrogenase encodes MDIKVVGVLGAGQMGRGIAQVTAQAGCNVLLLDVDLAHAKQGHERIGKDLLRLVDKGKMQSAERQTILQRITPNQDLKVLSEADLVIEAATEQQVIKEKLLSDADKVMKPEALLASNTSSISLTKLAAVTSRPDKVIGMHFMNPVPVMKLVEIIPAIQSSEECVQTIKQFAARLGKMVVTSKDSPGFLVNRMLMPFINEACFALQEGLSSPEEIDEGVRLGLNHPMGPLELADFVGLDTVLYIAEVLHRELGDDKYRPATILRNYVAAGWLGRKAGRGFYNYTEK; translated from the coding sequence GTGGATATCAAAGTGGTAGGCGTTTTAGGCGCAGGACAAATGGGTCGAGGCATTGCTCAAGTGACAGCGCAGGCTGGCTGCAACGTGTTGCTGCTTGATGTGGATCTTGCGCATGCCAAGCAAGGGCATGAACGAATTGGCAAAGACCTGTTGCGGCTTGTGGATAAAGGTAAAATGCAATCGGCTGAGCGTCAGACGATTTTGCAGCGCATAACGCCTAATCAGGATCTCAAGGTGCTTAGCGAGGCCGACCTTGTCATCGAAGCTGCTACGGAGCAGCAAGTCATCAAAGAAAAGCTTCTTAGCGATGCGGACAAAGTGATGAAGCCCGAGGCTCTTTTAGCCAGTAACACTTCTTCGATTTCGCTGACCAAACTGGCGGCTGTCACGTCGCGTCCGGACAAAGTCATTGGTATGCATTTTATGAATCCGGTGCCCGTGATGAAGCTTGTTGAAATCATCCCTGCGATTCAAAGTTCCGAAGAATGTGTTCAGACGATTAAGCAATTCGCGGCACGCTTGGGCAAAATGGTCGTAACCTCGAAAGATTCGCCCGGCTTTTTGGTCAATCGCATGTTGATGCCGTTTATTAACGAGGCGTGTTTTGCTCTGCAAGAAGGCCTGAGTAGTCCAGAGGAAATCGATGAGGGCGTGCGTTTGGGCCTCAATCATCCGATGGGACCTCTCGAGCTGGCTGACTTTGTGGGCCTCGACACGGTGCTCTACATTGCCGAGGTGCTTCATCGCGAGCTTGGTGACGATAAGTACAGACCCGCAACGATTCTGAGGAATTACGTGGCTGCAGGCTGGCTTGGCCGTAAAGCGGGACGTGGGTTTTACAACTACACTGAAAAGTAA
- a CDS encoding OmpA family protein produces MMTKMIFSLCFGLLFFCVACGGAPSAPSDIDKDGIPDKMDKCPKDAEDDDGFQDDDGCPDPDNDQDGIADAKDECPIAPGSPENDGCPEYIRIEEGALVTLQGIRFKTGEAELLPESEKVLSEVVAVLKVNPQLGRLRIEGHADDRGEVPFNLELSEKRAKSVQDWLVGRGVETERLDVRGYGESQPIQDNTTPEGRFANRRVEFRILSR; encoded by the coding sequence ATGATGACTAAAATGATTTTTTCTCTTTGCTTTGGCTTACTTTTCTTTTGCGTCGCTTGTGGAGGTGCCCCGAGTGCTCCTTCCGATATCGATAAAGATGGCATTCCTGACAAAATGGACAAATGCCCCAAAGACGCCGAAGACGATGACGGTTTTCAAGACGATGATGGTTGTCCCGACCCTGACAACGACCAAGATGGCATAGCGGATGCGAAGGATGAATGTCCTATTGCACCGGGTTCACCGGAAAATGACGGCTGCCCTGAATACATTCGCATCGAAGAGGGTGCCTTGGTTACTCTTCAAGGCATTCGTTTCAAAACAGGCGAGGCCGAGCTTCTTCCGGAAAGTGAAAAGGTACTAAGCGAAGTCGTTGCCGTTCTTAAAGTCAACCCGCAGTTAGGCCGACTTCGCATTGAAGGCCATGCCGATGATCGAGGCGAGGTGCCCTTTAATCTTGAGCTATCTGAAAAGCGTGCCAAGAGTGTACAAGATTGGTTAGTCGGGCGCGGCGTGGAAACCGAAAGGCTTGATGTGCGCGGATACGGTGAAAGCCAACCTATTCAAGACAACACAACACCTGAAGGCCGTTTTGCAAACCGTCGTGTTGAGTTTCGTATTCTATCGCGTTGA
- a CDS encoding RidA family protein, producing the protein MQRKVIQTDKAPAAIGPYSQAVRTGKLLFVSGQIPLRVGASELVDPTDVGLQTRVVMENIGEILKAAGLTFEHVVKSTIFLTDLANFSEVNEIYGSHFSTYKPARATVQVAALPKGAKVEIEVVASDDD; encoded by the coding sequence ATGCAACGCAAGGTTATTCAAACAGATAAGGCACCTGCTGCCATTGGCCCTTACTCGCAAGCTGTCCGCACGGGGAAGCTGCTTTTTGTTTCCGGACAAATCCCGCTTCGAGTGGGTGCTTCGGAGTTAGTCGATCCGACGGATGTCGGGCTTCAAACCCGTGTTGTTATGGAAAATATTGGAGAAATCTTGAAAGCTGCAGGCCTGACTTTCGAGCACGTCGTCAAGTCGACGATTTTTCTCACGGATCTTGCTAATTTTTCTGAAGTCAATGAGATTTATGGAAGCCATTTTAGTACCTACAAACCTGCTCGGGCGACTGTTCAGGTTGCTGCTCTTCCGAAGGGCGCAAAAGTAGAAATAGAGGTAGTTGCGAGTGATGATGACTAA
- a CDS encoding enoyl-CoA hydratase/isomerase family protein — MTSAKFIQKEQHNAVTVVTISRPEKLNALNRQVVTELYEMVQEISGNNETRCMILTGAGDRAFISGADIAEMQALNPGQATAFAQIGHNLVAALERLSFPVIAAVNGFALGGGCELALACDFIYASDRAQLGQPEVNLGVIPGFGGIPRLARRVGIARARELVYTGRSVAADEALRIGLVNAVFPSAELMEKTMKVAQSIASMGPLAIRAAKQVLRDGEDRLLGDADALEIRAFAECFSTEDQREGMAAFIEKRKPKYRGE; from the coding sequence ATGACTTCAGCGAAGTTTATTCAAAAAGAGCAACATAATGCGGTAACAGTTGTTACAATTTCTAGACCAGAAAAACTTAATGCGTTGAACCGTCAGGTTGTAACGGAACTGTATGAGATGGTTCAGGAAATATCCGGGAACAACGAAACGCGTTGCATGATTCTTACCGGAGCAGGGGATCGCGCTTTTATCTCCGGTGCTGACATCGCCGAGATGCAGGCGCTCAATCCCGGTCAGGCCACGGCCTTTGCCCAAATCGGACACAACTTGGTAGCCGCCCTTGAAAGGCTTTCTTTTCCAGTCATTGCTGCTGTCAATGGTTTTGCGCTTGGTGGGGGATGTGAGCTGGCTTTAGCCTGCGACTTTATTTACGCCTCGGATCGAGCGCAGTTGGGACAACCGGAAGTGAATCTCGGAGTGATTCCTGGCTTTGGAGGTATTCCGCGGCTTGCAAGGCGGGTGGGTATCGCAAGGGCGCGCGAACTGGTCTACACCGGCCGCTCCGTTGCTGCTGATGAAGCTCTACGCATTGGTCTCGTGAATGCCGTGTTCCCCTCTGCTGAGCTTATGGAAAAAACCATGAAAGTAGCGCAATCGATTGCGTCCATGGGGCCTTTGGCCATTCGCGCGGCTAAGCAGGTCTTGCGTGATGGTGAGGATAGGCTATTAGGAGATGCCGATGCGCTTGAAATACGGGCGTTTGCAGAGTGTTTTTCGACCGAGGATCAGCGTGAGGGCATGGCTGCCTTTATTGAAAAGCGCAAACCGAAGTACCGAGGAGAATAA
- a CDS encoding protein kinase, with protein sequence MRTTRPPSPPPPPPKRTRFGHYTLLERIAVGGMAEVFRAEEPRTAGEARIVVVKRMLPTLAEDGMARAMFKEEARLASRIHDKNVVEMFSEGEEDGRPYLVMEYVRGVNLSQLQHYTKTHSIQLEPEIAIYIVSELLRGLQAVHSASDETGKALDIVHYDISPSNILLSVHGDVKLGDFGIARTKLRKEFPQAPLNESARGKLGYLAPEQVRGEIADRRCDLFAAATIAAELLMGRSLFSAGTELGVLLAIRDAQIHPFLEFATKIPEELTQPIIQGLHKDPRARYQHAKDFRQALLAGIKSPADLLRDRLSDITGDARASRESRVTLDLPTPPAPHSADAPSYADTTPMTFELESGVQTHDVPILRYRVRTEDGIDFGPWTYAEMVEAIATGRISASDEVDVGRGTYRPIEMVPDLARHIARHLPGGEDSKTPITKRLTTTAKPDANYSLAGGGIIPILGHAALDKQSGLLLCELGSVRKEIYLRDGIPEYVSSNLAGELLGEYLVGKQVISRGELDMALAVMPRFEGRLGETLAALGLVEPVQLFQHIAEQVREKLIDLFSWESGTCSYYSDVEAPPSGFPLGLDAWGVLLEGIARRLEQKLDTTLEDTRGSALVVPHPEVLQKLAQSQFPHQLQLVLHALDRSRPLSELTRLVGRYSGESPVDPRAPLILLIHLGGISLQGPDAG encoded by the coding sequence GTGCGTACAACTCGACCGCCATCGCCACCCCCGCCACCTCCAAAGCGGACACGTTTTGGGCACTACACACTGCTGGAACGCATTGCCGTCGGCGGTATGGCCGAAGTCTTTAGGGCAGAAGAGCCTCGTACCGCAGGTGAAGCGCGAATCGTTGTCGTAAAACGCATGCTTCCGACTCTGGCCGAGGATGGAATGGCGCGCGCGATGTTTAAGGAAGAAGCACGCCTTGCATCGCGAATCCACGATAAAAACGTCGTGGAGATGTTTTCTGAAGGCGAAGAAGACGGTCGCCCTTACCTCGTGATGGAGTATGTCCGCGGCGTCAACCTCTCACAACTTCAGCACTACACAAAAACCCACAGCATTCAATTGGAACCCGAGATCGCGATCTATATCGTCTCCGAATTGTTGCGGGGACTGCAGGCTGTTCACAGCGCAAGCGATGAGACCGGCAAAGCACTTGATATCGTCCATTACGACATAAGCCCGTCGAATATCCTTCTTTCAGTGCACGGCGACGTGAAACTCGGTGACTTCGGCATCGCTCGGACCAAACTACGAAAAGAGTTCCCTCAGGCGCCGCTCAACGAGAGCGCACGCGGCAAACTGGGTTATCTTGCCCCGGAGCAGGTCCGCGGTGAAATAGCCGATCGTCGTTGCGATCTTTTTGCAGCAGCTACGATTGCAGCAGAACTATTAATGGGACGCTCTCTTTTTTCAGCAGGCACTGAACTTGGTGTACTGCTCGCCATTCGCGACGCGCAAATCCATCCTTTTTTGGAATTTGCGACAAAAATACCTGAAGAACTCACCCAACCGATTATCCAAGGGCTGCACAAAGATCCCAGAGCACGCTACCAGCATGCCAAAGATTTCCGACAAGCACTTCTGGCTGGGATCAAAAGTCCTGCCGACCTTCTTCGCGATCGTTTGTCGGACATCACAGGGGATGCACGTGCCTCACGAGAGTCGCGCGTCACCTTGGATTTGCCAACGCCTCCTGCGCCTCATTCTGCCGACGCACCATCGTATGCAGACACAACCCCCATGACCTTCGAGCTTGAATCAGGGGTGCAGACCCATGATGTACCTATCTTGCGCTATCGCGTTCGGACCGAGGACGGCATCGATTTTGGCCCATGGACTTACGCCGAAATGGTGGAAGCGATCGCAACTGGTCGGATTTCTGCATCCGATGAAGTGGATGTGGGCCGCGGGACCTATCGCCCTATTGAAATGGTGCCGGATCTTGCCAGGCATATCGCTCGTCATTTACCCGGCGGTGAAGACAGTAAAACACCCATCACGAAACGCCTCACCACCACGGCCAAGCCAGATGCCAATTATTCCTTGGCCGGCGGAGGAATCATTCCGATCTTAGGCCATGCTGCGTTAGACAAGCAGAGCGGACTTTTACTGTGCGAGCTCGGGAGCGTACGCAAAGAAATTTATTTGCGCGATGGTATTCCCGAATACGTCAGCTCAAACTTAGCGGGAGAACTCTTAGGGGAATACCTCGTTGGCAAACAGGTCATTTCCCGCGGAGAGCTTGATATGGCCCTGGCAGTGATGCCGCGTTTTGAAGGTCGCTTAGGCGAAACCCTTGCAGCGCTTGGTTTGGTGGAACCGGTGCAACTCTTCCAACATATCGCAGAACAAGTAAGAGAAAAGCTCATCGATCTTTTCTCCTGGGAGTCTGGAACCTGCTCCTATTATAGTGATGTTGAGGCGCCACCGAGTGGTTTCCCTCTCGGTCTCGATGCTTGGGGCGTTTTGCTTGAAGGGATCGCAAGACGTCTCGAGCAAAAGCTTGATACGACTTTAGAAGATACGCGTGGCTCAGCACTTGTCGTTCCGCATCCTGAGGTACTGCAGAAACTCGCGCAAAGTCAGTTTCCGCACCAATTGCAACTGGTACTTCACGCCTTGGACCGATCTCGCCCGCTTAGCGAACTAACGCGTCTCGTCGGCCGGTACAGTGGGGAGAGCCCAGTCGATCCTCGCGCACCACTCATTTTGCTCATTCACCTTGGCGGTATCAGCCTTCAAGGGCCTGATGCAGGATAG
- a CDS encoding ABC transporter ATP-binding protein, which translates to MIVLEKLSCRFTERRLTSRTPANEVLAVDNVSLTVEEGEMLVLLGGSGSGKTTTLKMVNRLIEPSSGRVLLDGQDVSEFEPHLLRRRIGYCFQQIGLFPHMTVAENIGITPKLLGWSPEQIGSRINEMLDMVELVPDEFRDRMPEQLSGGQKQRVGVARAMAAKPRVILFDEPFGALDPLTRDKLQQSIQRIRKKQNLTSFVTHDMVEALILADRIAVMNEGKLVQIGTPQELLSRPADDYVAQLMATPTQQADAIEDLLEQARRMESGS; encoded by the coding sequence ATGATTGTCTTGGAAAAGCTCAGTTGCCGCTTCACCGAGCGGAGACTGACCTCGCGCACGCCTGCTAATGAAGTTTTAGCGGTCGATAATGTCTCCCTAACGGTCGAAGAAGGTGAGATGTTGGTGCTCTTGGGAGGGTCGGGTTCTGGGAAAACCACGACGCTCAAAATGGTTAATCGCCTTATTGAACCAAGCTCCGGACGCGTGTTGCTTGATGGGCAAGATGTCTCGGAGTTTGAGCCGCACCTTTTGCGGCGCCGCATCGGTTACTGTTTTCAGCAGATCGGATTGTTTCCGCATATGACTGTAGCCGAAAACATCGGCATCACACCAAAGCTTCTGGGTTGGAGTCCTGAGCAAATCGGTTCGCGCATTAATGAAATGCTCGACATGGTTGAATTGGTACCTGATGAGTTTCGAGACCGGATGCCCGAACAACTCTCTGGCGGACAGAAGCAACGCGTGGGCGTAGCGCGTGCGATGGCTGCTAAACCACGTGTTATTTTATTTGACGAGCCTTTCGGCGCACTTGACCCACTTACCCGCGACAAATTGCAGCAATCGATACAACGGATCCGAAAAAAGCAAAACCTAACCTCATTTGTAACCCACGATATGGTCGAGGCTTTGATCCTTGCCGATCGTATTGCCGTTATGAATGAAGGCAAGCTTGTTCAAATAGGGACCCCACAAGAGCTTCTGAGCCGGCCGGCTGATGACTATGTGGCACAGCTTATGGCCACACCAACGCAGCAAGCCGACGCCATTGAGGATCTGCTCGAACAAGCGCGGCGCATGGAGTCTGGTTCATAA